The window AGTCCGTCGATCACCTCGTTGGGTGCGGGCGGAGCGGGCTCGGCCGCGGTCTCGGGCGCGACCGGCACCGCGGGCAGCGGCGGGGCGGCCGGCACGGCCGAGGGCCCCGCGGCGGCTCCGCCATCCGCCTTCGCCGGGGGGAGCCCGCTGCGGCCGAGACCGAGGTCGACGCGGCCCGGCCAGAGCGCCGCGACGGTGCCGAACGCCTCGGCGACCTGCAGCGGCTCGTAGTTGCCGAGGATCGTCGCCGCGGTGCCGACGCGGATGCGCTCGGTCGACGCGGCGAGGATGCCGAGGAACGTGTGCGGGGCCGCACCGGCGACACCCGGGTTCAGGTGGTGCTCGGCGAGCCAGTAGCGCGCGTAGCCGAACGCCTCGGCCCGGCGCGCCAGGTCGATCGAGCGGTGCAGCGCCTCGCCGGCGTTGGACCCCTCGGCGATGGGCACGAGGTCGAGCACGGCGAGCGGCACGCGGCGGGCGGGCTCGGCGGCCCGCGACTCAGCCGACACGACGCGCCTCCTCGGCATCCCGCACGGCCGCCACACGGGCGCCGGGCTCTGGCAGCTCGAGGTTCTGCCGCAGCGTCGCGCCGGGCTCGTACTCGGTGCGGTACACGCCGCGCTCCTGCAGCTCGGGCACGACCCGGTCGACGAAGGCGTCGAGGCCGTGCGGCGAGGTCGTGCCGACGACGACGAAGCCGTCGGTCGCGCGCTCCTGCACGTAGCGGTCGAGCTCGGCGGCGATGTGCGAGGGCGTGCCGATGAACGACTGGCGTCCGGCCACCTTGATGACGAGCTCGCGGATCGAGAGCCCCTCGGCCTCGGACTGCGCGCGCCAGGCGCGGGCGATCTGCACGGCGTTGGGGAAGCGCGGCGCCCAGCCCTTCGTGATCGTGCCCGCGACGGTGTCGGCCGGCCCCTCGCCCGGGTCGAACTCGGGCAGCGGCCCGTCGGCGTCGTAGCCCGTGAGGTCGGTGCCCCAGAGCTGCTCGAGCGCGGTGATCGCGTTGCGCGGCGTGACCTGGGCGAGCGAGGTCGCGCGGGCGACCTCCTCGGCCTCGGCCTGCGTGTCGCCGATCGCGAACGTGACGGCGGGCAGGATCTTGAGGGAGTCCTCGGTGCGGCCCCATCCGGCGAGCCGGCCCTTGACGTCGGCGTAGAACGTCCGCGCCTCGTCGAAGGCGCTGTGCCTGGAGAAGATCACCTCGGCGTGCTCGGAGGCGAAGTCGCGCCCGTCGGCGGAGTCGCCCGCCTGCACGATGACCGGGTAGCGCTGCGGGCTGGCGGGCGTCGTGAAGCGACCGCGCACGTCGAACTGCGCGCCGCGGTGCGCGAACGCGCCCGCCTCCTCGGCGTCGCCGGCGAGGAACCGCCCTGAGGTGCGGTCGGCGACGATCGCGTCGGCCGACCAGCTGTCCCAGAGCTCCTTCGCGAGGCTCACGAACTCGTTCGCGCGGTGGTAGCGGTCGGCGTGGTCGAGGTAGCCGCCGCGGCGGAAGTTCGCGCCGTGGAACGCGTCGGAGCTCGTCACGACGTTCCACCCTGCGCGTCCGTCGGAGAGGTGATCGAGCGTCGAGAGCTGCCTGGCCAGCTCGTACGGCTCGTTGAAGGTCGCGTTCAGCGTGCCGACGAGTCCGATGTGCTCGGTGACGCCGGCGAGGGCGGCGAGCACGGCGAGGGTGTTCGGCCGGCCGACGACGTCGAGTTCGTGCAGCTGCCCCTTGTGCTCGCGCAGGCGCAGACCCTCGGCGAGGAACAGGTAGTCGAAGCGTCCGCGCTCGGCGGTGCGGGCGAAGTGCTCGAACGCGCTGAAGTCGATCTGGCTGCGGTGCAGCGGGTCGGCCCAGAGCGTCGTGTTGTTCACGCCCGGGAAGTGGGCGGCCAGATGCACCTGGCGCTTGGCCTGCGTCGGCTTGCTCTGGGTCGGCTTGCTCTGGGTCATCAGGCGGCCTCCTCGTTCGTCCGTGCCGCGGCGGCGGCGGTGTATCGGTTCTCGGGCAGCTCGAAGCCGAGCCGTTCGCGCAGGGTCGTGCCCGCGGCATCCGCTCGGGGCAGTGCGGGCAGCACCCAGTCAGCGAGCTGCTCGAGGTCGCGCGGCAGGCGGGCGGGGCGGATGCGCACGCCGTCGTAGCCGAGCGCGGTCCAGCCGTCGATGCGCTCGAGCAGCTGCTCGGGCGTTCCGGCGAAGACGAGGGCGTCGGATGTCAGTGGCGAGCCGTTCTGCTCGTCGAGGCGTTCGAGCGCGGCGCGGGCGGCGGCCGGCGTCGACTCGAGCACGACGAGCACCTCGGCGAGTACCGACAGCCGGCGGCCCGTGCGGCCCGTGCGTGCCTCGGCGTCGCGCACCTCGGCGAGGATCGAGGCGGACTGCGCGTCGTCGTGCGGCGTGACGAACACGAGGTCGGCGCTCGTCGCGGCGAGCTCGTAGGGGATCGTCTGGTGGGCGAGCACCGCGACGAGCGGCTGGCCCTGCGGCGAGCGCGGCACGATCGAGGCGCCCTTCACGTCGAACCACTCGCCGGTGAACTCGGCGCCGTGGATCTTCTCGCGGTCGATGAAGCGGCCGGTGGCGGCATCCCTGATGATCGCGTCGTCCTCCCAGCTGTCCCAGAGGCGGCGGACCACCTCGACGACGTCGCGCGCCTCGTCGAACCCGGGGCGGATCTGCTCGGAGTCGCCGGCGAGCAGCGCCTCGACGTCGACGGGCGGCACGGTGCGACGGCCGAAGTGCGCGGCCTCGTTCGGCGAGCCGGAGAGCTGCGGGCGCCAGCCGGCCCGGCCGCGGCTCGCGAAGTCGAGGGTCTGCAGGCCCGTCGCGACGTGGAACGGCTCGGTGTGCGTGGTCGTCACGGTGGGCACGAGGCCGATGCGGCTCGTGACGGGCGCGACGAACGAGGCGATGAGCAGGGCGTCGAGGCGGCCGCGCACCTGGTCGATGCGGTCGTCGGCCGTCCAGAGCGTGGAGGTCTGCAGTCCGAGCGCGTCCTCGATGGTGACGAGGTCGACGTCGGCGCGCTCGGCGACCTGCACGAGGTCGCGCCAGTAGCGGCGGTTGAAGAGTTCGGTCGGTCGCGCCGACGGATCGCGCCAGGCGGCGGGGTGCCATCCGGCCCCGTCGAGGGCGACGGCGATGGTGGGTCGTCGAGTCATGCGATTCACCTTCCGCGCGTTCCGGCCGGGCGTGCAAGGCGGCCCGTCACGAGGTGAAGTCGAAGGTCATACGGCTTCATCGGATGCCGCGGGCCGAGGTCATACGCGGTCACACCATCGGTGCGCTCGCCGTCATGTTCCGTCGCGCGGAGACACTCGGCGCCACCTTCGGTCACGCTTCGCGACACGGCTTGGCCGAGGCCGGATCCGACGGTTCAGTGGCGGCATGACCACCCTTTCGACCATCGCGTTCCTGACCCCCGGCAACTACGACGACGCCCGACCCGAGCAGGGCCTCGAGGACACCCTCGCCCTGTTCGAGCACGGCGAGCGCCTGGGCTACGACGGAGCATGGGTGCGTCAGCGCCACCTCGAGCACGGGGTGTCGTCGGCGCCCGTGTTCCTCGCCGCGGCCTCGCAGCGCACGCGCCGCATCCGGCTCGGCATCGGCGTGATCCCGATCGGCTACGAGAGCCCGTTCCGGCTCGCCGAAGACCTCTCGACGGCCGACGTGCTCTCGGGCGGCCGGCTCGAGGTCGGCGTGAGCGCCGGCCGCCCGCCGCATGTCGAGCTCATCGGCGAGCGCGTGTTCGACGGCGACTGGAGCGGGCAGGACTTCTCGCACGCCCGCGTCGACCGGCTGCTCGAGAACCTCTCCGGAGAGTTCCTCGGCGACGCCGACACGGTCATCCACTCGCCGGGCAACGTGCAGCGTCCGCGCCTGCAGCCGCACGCGGCCGGGCTCCGCGACCGGATCTGGATCGGCGCGGGCTCGGCCCGGTCGGCCGAGTGGGCCGCCGAGCGCGGGCTCGGCCTGCTGACGGGCAACATCGTCTCCGGCGGCCCGGTCGACGCCGGCGGACCGGCCGCGTTCGGCGCCACGCAGCTCGAGGTGCTCGCCCGCTATCGCGACGGATACCGCGGCGCCGGGCGACCCAGGGTCGCGCTCGGCCGGGTGATCGTGCCGACCGACGGCGCCGACCGCGCCACGAGGGCGAAGTACGCCGAGTACCGCGCGAGCCGCGAGGAGCGCACGCGCCTCGCCCACGGCGAGCGCCTCACCCAGTTCGCGCCCGACCTCATCGGCACGGCCGAGCAGATCCTCGAGCAGCTCGCCGCCGATGCCGTGGTCTCCGACGTCACCGACCTGCGGCTCGAGCTGCCCTACGAGTTCTCGGTCGACGACTACCGGCAGATCCTCGACGACGTCGCCCGGCTCGTCGCGCCCGAGCTCGGCTGGGCCGGGGGCGACGGCAGGGGCGAGGGCGTGGCGTCGACGCCGGTGACGGCGGCCGCCTGATGACCAGGTACGTGCTGCTGCGCCTGCTGCAGGCGATCGGCGTGCTGTGGGCCGCGTACACGGTGTCGTTCCTCGTGCTCTACGCGCTGCCCGGCGACCCCGTGACGCTGCTCGCCGGGCCGGATGCGACCGACATCTCGCCGGCCCAGCTCGACGCCCTGCGCGCGGAGCTCGGGCTCGACCGGCCGCTCATCGTGCAGTACCTCGACCAGCTCGGCGCCGTGCTGCACGGCGACCTCGGCACGTCGATCGTCACGGGCCGCCCCGTGACGGAGATCATCGGCGAGGCGCTGCCGCCGACGATCGCGATCGCGACGTTCGCGCTCGTGATCGCCGTCGTCGCTGGTGCGGGCATCGCCATCGCGGCGAACTACACGAGGCACCGGTGGCTGGCCGACGTGCTGCTCGGCCTGCCGCCGCTCGGCGTCGCCGTGCCCGCGTTCTGGTTCGGGCTCATGCTCATCCAGTGGTTCTCGTTCACGGTGCCGATCTTCCCGGCCGTCGGCGACCGCGGCTTCGCGTCGCTCGTGCTGCCGGCGATCACGCTCGCCCTGCCGACGGGCGCGACGATCGCGCAGCTGCTCTCGAAGAGCCTCTCGAACACGCTGCGCGAGCCCTACGTCGACACGGCGTGGGCCAAGGGAGCCAGCCGGGCCCGCGTGCACCTCGGCCACGCGCTGAAGAACGCCGCGCTGCCCGCGCTCACCGTCACCGGCCTCATCGTCGGGCAGCTGCTCTCGGGCACCGTCGTCACCGAGACGGTGTTCTCGCGGCCAGGCCTCGGCCGCGTCACGGCGGGCGCCGTGCAGCAGCAGGACGTGCCCGTCGTGCAGGGCGTCGTGCTCGTCGCCGCCACGGCGTTCGTCGTCGCGAACCTCGTCGTCGACCTCGTCGCGCCGCTGCTCGATCCGCGCATCGTCACGGGCGGCGCGTCGAGCCGACGGCGCACGCCGGCCGGGGCTCGCCCCGCTACGGCCCGCCCCGCTGCGGCCCGCCCGGCAGCCACCCACACGCCGGCCGCACGGCCCGCCGCCGCATCCGGAACCGCGGCCTCCGCCGTGCCGTCGGCCGCATCGACCCAGGGGGAGCCCGCATGACCGACACCACCGCCCTCGTTCCCGAGCGGCACGAGCAGTCGGACGACGTCTTCGCGGCCACCGCCGATGCGCGTTTCGCCGACGCGGTGCGCAGCCGATCGGCCGACGCCGCCCTGCGCGCCGGCCGGGGCCTCGGCCGGGTGCTCGCACGGCCGACGCTCCTCATCGCGCTCGTGTGGCTCGCGCTCATCGTCATCGCCGCGGTCGCGCCGAACGTGCTCGCCCCCGGCGACCCGCTCGACGGGGTGCCCGCCGATCGGCTGCAGGGCCCGTCGGCCGCGCACTGGTTCGGCACCGACCAGCTCGGCCGCGACCTCTACACCCGCGTCGTGCACGGCACGGCGCTGACCCTCTCGGCCGCCGGCATCGCCGTGGCGGTCGGACTCGTCGTCGGCACGTTCCTCGGCCTGCTCGCGGGCTTCGTCGGCCGGTTCGTCGACGAGGCCGTCATGCGGTTCGCCGACGTGCTGCTCGCGATCCCCGCGCTGCTGCTCTCGCTCGCGATCATCACCGCGCTCGGCTTCGGCACGATCAACGTCGCCGTCGCGGTCGGCTTCGCGAGCATCGCGACCGTCTCGCGCATCTCGCGCTCGGAGGTGCTGCGCGTGCGCAGCTCGGTCTACGTCGACGCGGCCCGCGCCTCCGGCGACCGCTGGGGGCGCGTGCTGTTCCGCCACGTGCTGCCGAACTCGGCCGGGCCCGTGCTCGTGCTCGCCGTGCTCGAGTTCGCCGGGGCGATCCTCGCGGTGTCCGCGCTGAGCTTCCTCGGCTACGGCGCACCGCCGCCCGCGCCCGAATGGGGATCGCTCGTCTCGGGCGGTCGCGACTTCCTGCGCAACGCCTGGTGGCTCACGACCTTCCCCGGTCTCGTGATCGCGGCCACCGTGCTCGCCGCCAACCGGGTCTCGCGCGCCCTCGACACCGAAGGGAGGCGCACGCGATGAGCGCCGCACCGACCGAACCATCCGCCGCAGAAGGCGGAACGCCGAGCCGCACGCCCGACCGCACACCCGGCGGCACGCCCGATCGCACGCCCGACCGCACGCCCCTGCTCGAGATCACGAACCTCGCCGTGAGCTACCGCACCGCCCGCGGCACGATCGACGCCGTCCGCGATGCCAGCCTCACCGTGCACGCCGGCGAGACGGTCGCGATCGTCGGCGAGTCCGGCTCCGGCAAGTCGACGACCGCGCACGCGGTCGTGCAGCTGCTTCCGTCCACCGCGTCGATCGCGGGCGGCAGCGTTCGGTTCGAGGGGCGCGACGTCACGGCGATCTCGCGCGTCGAGCTGCGCGGCCTCCGCGGGCGCGCGATCGGCTTCGTGCCGCAGGACCCGACGGTCAGCCTCAACCCGGTGCAGCGCATCGGCCGCCAGGTCGCCGAGGTCCTCGAGATCCACGGCCTCGCCGACCGGCGCACAGCAGAGGCCCGCGCGGTCGACGCGCTCGCCGAGGCCGGACTGCCCGACCCAGAGCGGCAGGCGCAACAGTACCCGCACGAGCTCTCTGGCGGCATGCGGCAGCGCGTGCTCATCGCGATCGCCCTCATCGCCAGGCCCGCGCTCGTGATCGCCGACGAGCCGACCAGCGCGCTCGACGTCACCGTGCAGCGGCAGATCCTCGACCGCATCGACGCCCTGAAGCACGACCTCGGCACCGCCGTGCTGCTCATCACGCACGACCTCGGCGTCGCCGCCGACCGCGCCGACCGCATCGTCGTCATGTCGCAGGGCGAGGTCGTCGAGCAGGGCACGCCCGCCGAGGTGCTCGGCTCGCCCTCGCATCCGTACACGCGCGCCCTCATCGCCGCAGCCCCGAGCCTCGACCTCGACGAGCGATCGCGGGCGGCGGATGTCTCGGGCCGGGCCGATGCGTCGGGCGTCACGGTCGCGGCGGGCTCCGGTTCCGCGTTCGCGTCGGGCGGGTCGGATGCCGCGGGCGCGCCGCCTGCGGGCGTGCCGTCGCCGCTCGTGGTCGCCCACGACCTCGTGAAGGAGTTCCCCGTGCCGAGGGCGGCGGGCGGCGGCGTGCACCGCGCCGTCGACGGCGTCGACTTCGCGATCCCGCGCGGACGCACGCTCGCCCTCGTCGGCGAGTCGGGGTCGGGCAAGTCGACGACTGCACGGCTCGTGCTGCGGCTCGCCGAGCCGACCTCCGGCAGCGTGGACTTCGACGGCGTCGACCTGACGGCGCTCGGCCAGGGGGCAGTGAGACGGTTCCGCCGGCGCGCCCAGCTCGTGCACCAGAACCCGTACGCGTCGCTGAACCCGCGCCTGCCGATCGGTCGCATCGTCTCCGATCCGCTCGAGGCCTTCGGGGTCGGCAGCCGCGCCGAGCGGCGGCGCCGCGTCGAGGAGCTGCTCGACGTCGTCGCCCTCCCGAAGGGGACGATCGACCGCAAGCCCGCCGAGCTCTCGGGCGGGCAGCGCCAGCGCGTCGCGATCGCCAGGGCGCTCGCCCTCGCGCCGGACCTCGTCGTGCTCGACGAACCCGTGTCGGCGCTCGACGTGTCGATCCAGGACCAGATCCTCACCCTGCTCGCCGGGATCCAGGCCGAGTTCGGCGTGAGCTACCTCTTCATCTCGCACGACCTCGCCGTCGTGCGCCGCATCGCGCACGAGGTGATCGTGCTGCGCGACGGGCGCGTCGTCGAGGCGGGGGAGGCCGCGCGGATCTTCCGCGATCCACGCGAGGAGTACACGCGGGAGCTCCTCGACGCGATCCCAGGGCGCGCCGTCCGCGCCTGAGACCCGGCCGCGCCGTCCGCGCCTGACACCCGGCCGCGGCATCCGACCCGGAACCGCCCGGCTGCAGCATCCGGAGCCGCTGCCGCAGCACCGACCACCCGAACCACAGACCAGCACACCGAACACACCAGGAGAAGCACATGCGCACCACCTCACGCTTCGTCGTCGCGGCCATCGCGACGACGACCGTCTTCGCCCTCGCGGGCTGCGCCGACGCCCGGTCGGCCGGCTCGGGCGACGGCACCGCGACCGTCGTCGACGGCGGGCAGCTCGCCTTCGCGATCGCCAACGACCCGATCTCGCTGAACCCGTCGGGCACGGGCTCGGGCAACGACACGCTCTACGTGACGCGTCAGCTCGTCGACTCGCTGCTGTACCAGAACCCCGAGACGGGCCGCCTCGAGCCGTGGCTCGCGAGCGACTGGTCGTCGAACGACGACGCCACCGTCTTCACGTTCACGCTGCGCGACGACGTGACCTTCTCCGACGGTACGCCGCTCACCGCGGCCGACGTGAAGGGCACGTTCGACGACATCGTCGCGGCCGGCGCCGCGAGCCAGGCCGCCGCGCTCCTCATCGGCTACGACGAGACCGTCGCCGTCGACGAGCACACGGTCGAGGTGCGCTTCAGCACGCCGAACGCGGCGTTCCCGAACTCCACCGCGACGGTCTCGCTCGGCATCGTCGGCGCGGCCACGCTCGAGACGCCCTACGACGAGCGAGCGGATGGCGCGGCCATCGTCGGCTCGGGCGCGTTCACGCTCGGCGAGTACACGAAGGACGTCGAGACGGTGCTCGAGCGTCGCGACGACTACGCGTGGGCGCCGGAGGCGCTCGGCAACGACGGTGCGGCCCACCTCGACGAGGTCGTGTTCCAGGTCGTGCCCGAGGCGAGCGTGCGCACCGGCAGCCTCACCTCCGAGCAGGTCGACGTGGCCGGCGGCGTGCAGCCGAACGACGTGCAGACCATCGAGGACGCCGGCTTCCCGCTCGTGTACCGCGGCAACCCGGGCGCGACCTTCGGCGTGTACTTCAACGAGTCGCGCCCGGTCGTCTCCGACCTCGCCGTGCGCCAGGCCATCGCCGCGGCGATCGACCCGGAGGTCGTGCGCGACACCGCGCTGAACGACCTCTTCGCCGTCGCCACGAGCCCGCTCGCGAAGACCACGCCCGGCTTCGCCGACGAGGGCGACGCGTTCGAGTACGACCCCGCTGCCGCGGCCGACCTGCTCGACGGCGCCGGCTGGACCGAGGGCGCCGACGGCATCCGCACCAAGGACGGCGAGCCGCTCAGCCTGAAGCT is drawn from Agromyces sp. Leaf222 and contains these coding sequences:
- a CDS encoding NtaA/DmoA family FMN-dependent monooxygenase (This protein belongs to a clade of FMN-dependent monooxygenases, within a broader family of flavin-dependent oxidoreductases, the luciferase-like monooxygenase (LMM) family, some of whose members use coenzyme F420 rather than FMN.) codes for the protein MTQSKPTQSKPTQAKRQVHLAAHFPGVNNTTLWADPLHRSQIDFSAFEHFARTAERGRFDYLFLAEGLRLREHKGQLHELDVVGRPNTLAVLAALAGVTEHIGLVGTLNATFNEPYELARQLSTLDHLSDGRAGWNVVTSSDAFHGANFRRGGYLDHADRYHRANEFVSLAKELWDSWSADAIVADRTSGRFLAGDAEEAGAFAHRGAQFDVRGRFTTPASPQRYPVIVQAGDSADGRDFASEHAEVIFSRHSAFDEARTFYADVKGRLAGWGRTEDSLKILPAVTFAIGDTQAEAEEVARATSLAQVTPRNAITALEQLWGTDLTGYDADGPLPEFDPGEGPADTVAGTITKGWAPRFPNAVQIARAWRAQSEAEGLSIRELVIKVAGRQSFIGTPSHIAAELDRYVQERATDGFVVVGTTSPHGLDAFVDRVVPELQERGVYRTEYEPGATLRQNLELPEPGARVAAVRDAEEARRVG
- a CDS encoding LLM class flavin-dependent oxidoreductase — its product is MTRRPTIAVALDGAGWHPAAWRDPSARPTELFNRRYWRDLVQVAERADVDLVTIEDALGLQTSTLWTADDRIDQVRGRLDALLIASFVAPVTSRIGLVPTVTTTHTEPFHVATGLQTLDFASRGRAGWRPQLSGSPNEAAHFGRRTVPPVDVEALLAGDSEQIRPGFDEARDVVEVVRRLWDSWEDDAIIRDAATGRFIDREKIHGAEFTGEWFDVKGASIVPRSPQGQPLVAVLAHQTIPYELAATSADLVFVTPHDDAQSASILAEVRDAEARTGRTGRRLSVLAEVLVVLESTPAAARAALERLDEQNGSPLTSDALVFAGTPEQLLERIDGWTALGYDGVRIRPARLPRDLEQLADWVLPALPRADAAGTTLRERLGFELPENRYTAAAAARTNEEAA
- a CDS encoding LLM class flavin-dependent oxidoreductase, which translates into the protein MTTLSTIAFLTPGNYDDARPEQGLEDTLALFEHGERLGYDGAWVRQRHLEHGVSSAPVFLAAASQRTRRIRLGIGVIPIGYESPFRLAEDLSTADVLSGGRLEVGVSAGRPPHVELIGERVFDGDWSGQDFSHARVDRLLENLSGEFLGDADTVIHSPGNVQRPRLQPHAAGLRDRIWIGAGSARSAEWAAERGLGLLTGNIVSGGPVDAGGPAAFGATQLEVLARYRDGYRGAGRPRVALGRVIVPTDGADRATRAKYAEYRASREERTRLAHGERLTQFAPDLIGTAEQILEQLAADAVVSDVTDLRLELPYEFSVDDYRQILDDVARLVAPELGWAGGDGRGEGVASTPVTAAA
- a CDS encoding ABC transporter permease: MTRYVLLRLLQAIGVLWAAYTVSFLVLYALPGDPVTLLAGPDATDISPAQLDALRAELGLDRPLIVQYLDQLGAVLHGDLGTSIVTGRPVTEIIGEALPPTIAIATFALVIAVVAGAGIAIAANYTRHRWLADVLLGLPPLGVAVPAFWFGLMLIQWFSFTVPIFPAVGDRGFASLVLPAITLALPTGATIAQLLSKSLSNTLREPYVDTAWAKGASRARVHLGHALKNAALPALTVTGLIVGQLLSGTVVTETVFSRPGLGRVTAGAVQQQDVPVVQGVVLVAATAFVVANLVVDLVAPLLDPRIVTGGASSRRRTPAGARPATARPAAARPAATHTPAARPAAASGTAASAVPSAASTQGEPA
- a CDS encoding ABC transporter permease codes for the protein MTDTTALVPERHEQSDDVFAATADARFADAVRSRSADAALRAGRGLGRVLARPTLLIALVWLALIVIAAVAPNVLAPGDPLDGVPADRLQGPSAAHWFGTDQLGRDLYTRVVHGTALTLSAAGIAVAVGLVVGTFLGLLAGFVGRFVDEAVMRFADVLLAIPALLLSLAIITALGFGTINVAVAVGFASIATVSRISRSEVLRVRSSVYVDAARASGDRWGRVLFRHVLPNSAGPVLVLAVLEFAGAILAVSALSFLGYGAPPPAPEWGSLVSGGRDFLRNAWWLTTFPGLVIAATVLAANRVSRALDTEGRRTR
- a CDS encoding ABC transporter ATP-binding protein is translated as MSAAPTEPSAAEGGTPSRTPDRTPGGTPDRTPDRTPLLEITNLAVSYRTARGTIDAVRDASLTVHAGETVAIVGESGSGKSTTAHAVVQLLPSTASIAGGSVRFEGRDVTAISRVELRGLRGRAIGFVPQDPTVSLNPVQRIGRQVAEVLEIHGLADRRTAEARAVDALAEAGLPDPERQAQQYPHELSGGMRQRVLIAIALIARPALVIADEPTSALDVTVQRQILDRIDALKHDLGTAVLLITHDLGVAADRADRIVVMSQGEVVEQGTPAEVLGSPSHPYTRALIAAAPSLDLDERSRAADVSGRADASGVTVAAGSGSAFASGGSDAAGAPPAGVPSPLVVAHDLVKEFPVPRAAGGGVHRAVDGVDFAIPRGRTLALVGESGSGKSTTARLVLRLAEPTSGSVDFDGVDLTALGQGAVRRFRRRAQLVHQNPYASLNPRLPIGRIVSDPLEAFGVGSRAERRRRVEELLDVVALPKGTIDRKPAELSGGQRQRVAIARALALAPDLVVLDEPVSALDVSIQDQILTLLAGIQAEFGVSYLFISHDLAVVRRIAHEVIVLRDGRVVEAGEAARIFRDPREEYTRELLDAIPGRAVRA
- a CDS encoding ABC transporter substrate-binding protein; protein product: MRTTSRFVVAAIATTTVFALAGCADARSAGSGDGTATVVDGGQLAFAIANDPISLNPSGTGSGNDTLYVTRQLVDSLLYQNPETGRLEPWLASDWSSNDDATVFTFTLRDDVTFSDGTPLTAADVKGTFDDIVAAGAASQAAALLIGYDETVAVDEHTVEVRFSTPNAAFPNSTATVSLGIVGAATLETPYDERADGAAIVGSGAFTLGEYTKDVETVLERRDDYAWAPEALGNDGAAHLDEVVFQVVPEASVRTGSLTSEQVDVAGGVQPNDVQTIEDAGFPLVYRGNPGATFGVYFNESRPVVSDLAVRQAIAAAIDPEVVRDTALNDLFAVATSPLAKTTPGFADEGDAFEYDPAAAADLLDGAGWTEGADGIRTKDGEPLSLKLAWITNFGPNQTSLELIQQQLKEVGIEIELVGGSVPEFLKIQETGDLDLSWQNLSRADGDVLRTTYSVAATNRLHLDDPELEALLQEQAALADPDARDEVLAEAQARIAEQVHQVPVHELTSILGTLPTVHGVSLGADSRLDSLVGAWEEAE